Genomic window (Chloroflexota bacterium):
CACGTTGAAGCGCCTGTCGGCGCTGAACTTGAAGACGATTTACCCGACTCACTTTGGGGCAGTGAATAATCCGAACGATCACATCCAAAAGTTGAGCGTGCTGATTGCCGAGTGCGCCGAGTTTGTGCGCGACCAAATGGCCGAAGGCTTGAGCCGCGAGGCCATCATCGAGCGTTACTCAGTCTGGCTCGACGAGCGTTCGGTCAAGATAGAGGCTGAGACCGAAGAGCGCTATTCCAAAGCCAACAACAAGGCGATGTCGGTGGACGGGATAATGAGGTATTGGGCGAAGCGGGGAAGTCAGACGTAAAACGACAAACGACAGGGACTTAAGTTTGTCGTTTGACGTTTGTCGTTTGACGGGTCGCTTCAGTTTTCTTCCGCAAGACCTCAGCCTCAAACCGCACCAACTCCAGCAGGCCGGAGAGAGTCGGGTCGGGGGGAACGTCGGGGCCGCAGGGGATGGCGGCGTAACTGGTGGAAGTGATTTGGCGAGTGGCGGAGTCGAGAGTCAGGTCGAGCCGCCCCAGGAAGTCGCCGTTTGGCCCCAGTTGGGCGATTAGCGTTTTGCGGACGCGTTGTGGTTGCTCAAGAAATGTGTGCGAGTGCCCGCCGAGGATGACATGGATGCCGGGCACGGCGGCAGCCAATTTTCGATCAGAAGAAATTCCCAAATGTGAGAGCAAGAGGATCAGATGAGCGCCCTCATGGCGCAAGCGCGGGATAAGATCGCGCAAGGCTTCGATGGCCGGGCGCGGGCGGCAGTGGAGGCGTTCGTAGAGCTTGGGCTTGTCTTCAGAGGTCAGACCGACGACGGCGATTTTGAGATCGCCGATTTCAAACCAGGTGTGGGTGCGCAGTCCGGCGGGTGGTTCGTCCGAGTCGGGCGGGAGCAGGTTGGCGGCTAAAACGGGGAAGTGAGCTGAGGCTACCAGCTTCGTCAGGGCTTCGAGTCCCCAGCGGCCCTCGTTGTTGCCCAGGGCGGTGGCCTGGCAACCCATCGCGTCGAGCATGGCAAAGTTGGCCCGGCCTTGCGTCACGTCGCTCTCCCAAATTTTTCGCTCGGATGAGTCGCCGGCGTCGAGCAGGAGCAGGGCGCGGCCCTCGGCGGTTGCCAGAGCGCGCTCGCGGTTGATGAGCGTCATCAGGCGCGGCATCTGGTCGAACTGGCCGTGCAGGTCGTTGGTGTGGAGCAGGGCGAGGCGGGTCACTTGATGGCGCAAAAACACAAAGGCACCAAGACACAAAATTTCTTCGTGTCATCGTGCCTTCGCGACTTTGTGTTATTGCCCGGCGCAGGATCAGTTGTTGATGTTGTCGTCGTCGGCCTCGTCGTCAATCTCGGCCTCTTCGAGGAGCGAGTCGAGCCGGAGCCACAGTTGAAGAACCTGGCCTTCGGCGACTTCGTCGTGGCGGGCGGCCAGAATCAGGGCTTGCTCACGCTGGCCGCTGGGGTCGCGATAATCGAGAAAGATGTCGCGGCCCTCGCGCCAGGCGTTGAGGCAACGCTCCACCAGACTGGGGCCGTTGAAGGTGCGCAGAATGCAACGCACCACGCGCTTGAGCATTGGCCCTTCGGCCACGGCGTAAACCCAGGGTTCGACAGTGCTTTCAAAAATGGGGGCGGGGCCTTCGATGATGGTGATGGTTTCGGGTTCGGAGGACATAGAGGTGATTTTTTTGGAGTAAATGGCGGCGGCTGGTTGGCGAATCATACAAGGCAATCGGCAATGTGTAAACCCTGTGAGTTCCGTTAAGCTGCAATTAGGAGTACAATCCCAGCAAACGCCAAGTGCCTCAGAGACATTTGGCGCCTTAACTCACACTCAAAAATAGAGGAGGCTCCCATGCAAGGACAAATGATGGATTATCAACTGACGCTCACACCGATGCTCGAACGAGCCAGACGATTGTTCTCGAAAAAGGAAATCGTCACCAAAGCCGGACCGGGGCTGGAACGTTACACTTATGGCGAGATGACCGAGCGCGTCGGGCGGCTGGCGAACGCGCTGGAGAAGCTGGGCGTGCGCCGGGGTGACCGGGTGGCAACTTTTGCCTGGAACAACGCCCGCCATCTCGAAATCTATTGGGCAGTGCCGTGCATGGGCGCCGTTCTACATCCCATCAACCTTCGCCTCCCCGGCGACCAGATCGCCTACATTGCCAACCACGCCGAAGATCAAGTTATCTTTGTAGATCCCAGTTTGTTGCCGTCGGTTGAAAAGCTGGCTCCCTATCTCAAGACCGTCAAGCATTACGTGGTGATGAGCGACAAGGTGCCGGAGACGACGCTCAGCCCGGTTCATGCTTACGAAGACCTGCTGCGCGACGCCAGCCCGGATTACCCGTGGCCGCATTTGCACGAGAACGACGCGGCGGGCATGTGCTACACCTCCGGCACGACCGGCAACCCCAAAGGCGTTGTCTATTCGCACCGCGCCATTTATCTGCACAGCTTTGGCCTGAGCATGGCCGACTCCTTTGGCATCGCCGAACGCGACACGGTTCTGCCGGTCGTGCCCATGTTCCACGTGCTGGCCTGGGGCACGCCCTTCGTTTGCACAATGGTCGGGGCCAAAATTGTGTTCCCCGGCCCGCACCTTCAGCCGCGCGATCTGGCTGAACTCATTCAGGCTGAGAAAGTGACGCTGACGGCGGGCGTACCCACCCTGTGGCTCGGCATGTTGGCCCTGCTTGAAAAAGAACGTTATGACCTCGGCAGTCTGCGCGAGATGATCGTGGGCGGGGCCGCCGCGCCGCAATACATGATCGAAGCCTACGAAAAGAAATTCGGCGTCGTGGTCACTCACG
Coding sequences:
- a CDS encoding metallophosphatase encodes the protein MTRLALLHTNDLHGQFDQMPRLMTLINRERALATAEGRALLLLDAGDSSERKIWESDVTQGRANFAMLDAMGCQATALGNNEGRWGLEALTKLVASAHFPVLAANLLPPDSDEPPAGLRTHTWFEIGDLKIAVVGLTSEDKPKLYERLHCRPRPAIEALRDLIPRLRHEGAHLILLLSHLGISSDRKLAAAVPGIHVILGGHSHTFLEQPQRVRKTLIAQLGPNGDFLGRLDLTLDSATRQITSTSYAAIPCGPDVPPDPTLSGLLELVRFEAEVLRKKTEATRQTTNVKRQT
- a CDS encoding long-chain fatty acid--CoA ligase gives rise to the protein MMDYQLTLTPMLERARRLFSKKEIVTKAGPGLERYTYGEMTERVGRLANALEKLGVRRGDRVATFAWNNARHLEIYWAVPCMGAVLHPINLRLPGDQIAYIANHAEDQVIFVDPSLLPSVEKLAPYLKTVKHYVVMSDKVPETTLSPVHAYEDLLRDASPDYPWPHLHENDAAGMCYTSGTTGNPKGVVYSHRAIYLHSFGLSMADSFGIAERDTVLPVVPMFHVLAWGTPFVCTMVGAKIVFPGPHLQPRDLAELIQAEKVTLTAGVPTLWLGMLALLEKERYDLGSLREMIVGGAAAPQYMIEAYEKKFGVVVTHAWGMTEMTPLGTVSKLKSYQMGLSEAERFAIRAKQGTPAMGVEIRIVGEDGKEVAWNGKAFGELQVRGPWIVSSYYNDDRSPASFMDGWFRTGDVVTIDPEGFVQIVDRTKDVIKSGGEWISSQDLENAIMAHPKVLEAAVIAISHPKWQERPLACVVPKPDFKDNVTKEEIIDHLRSRFDKMYLPDDVVFIEAVPKTSVGKFDKKVLRAQYKDYQLPE